The following proteins come from a genomic window of Nautilia profundicola AmH:
- the tagD gene encoding glycerol-3-phosphate cytidylyltransferase, translated as MKKVLTYGTFDMFHIGHLNLLKRAKALGDYLIVGISNDEFNEIKGKKTVIPFNERKEIVSAIRYVDMVIEEYSWEQKIKDIKKYNIDVFVMGDDWKGKFDFLKEYCEVIYLPRTKDISTTLIKNCLKG; from the coding sequence ATGAAAAAAGTATTAACATACGGAACGTTTGATATGTTTCATATAGGACATTTGAATCTGTTAAAACGTGCCAAAGCATTAGGCGATTATTTAATAGTAGGAATCTCAAACGATGAGTTTAATGAAATTAAAGGAAAAAAAACAGTTATTCCGTTTAATGAGCGAAAAGAGATAGTTTCAGCCATAAGGTATGTTGACATGGTTATAGAGGAGTATTCTTGGGAGCAAAAAATTAAAGATATTAAAAAGTATAATATTGATGTTTTTGTGATGGGAGATGACTGGAAAGGTAAGTTTGATTTTTTAAAAGAATATTGCGAAGTGATTTATTTACCAAGAACAAAAGATATTTCAACAACATTAATAAAGAACTGTTTGAAAGGATAA
- a CDS encoding SDR family NAD(P)-dependent oxidoreductase, translated as MLKGKTAVITGASSGIGLATARLFSKNGAFVILVSKNLEKLEKATEDIDRKALFDTDLSKYDEVKSLFSNIRKVTKNIDILVNNAGIIHSSMFMMTNDKTIKEVFEINTFSQMYMAQFASKIMLRQKNGSIINVSSIMGVEGAKGHVAYSASKSALIGFTKSLAKELAPFIRVNAVIPGVVDTPLLDNLDNDAKEKLSSQILLKRLATPDDIAKSILFLASDMSNYITSTVLEVDGGLCSIEI; from the coding sequence ATGTTAAAGGGTAAAACAGCGGTTATTACTGGAGCTTCGAGTGGAATAGGACTTGCAACGGCCCGTCTTTTTTCCAAAAACGGTGCATTTGTAATTTTGGTTTCCAAAAATTTGGAAAAACTTGAAAAAGCAACTGAAGATATTGATAGAAAAGCTCTTTTTGATACGGATTTGAGTAAATACGATGAGGTGAAAAGCCTTTTTTCCAATATCAGAAAAGTTACAAAAAATATCGATATTTTGGTTAATAACGCAGGTATTATTCATTCATCGATGTTTATGATGACGAACGATAAAACGATTAAAGAAGTGTTTGAGATTAACACTTTTTCTCAAATGTATATGGCACAGTTCGCATCAAAAATTATGCTAAGACAAAAAAACGGGTCAATAATTAACGTTAGCTCGATTATGGGAGTGGAAGGTGCAAAAGGCCATGTGGCATACAGTGCTTCCAAATCAGCACTTATCGGGTTTACAAAATCCCTGGCAAAAGAACTCGCCCCTTTTATCAGGGTAAATGCCGTAATACCGGGTGTGGTTGACACACCTTTACTTGATAATTTAGATAATGACGCAAAAGAAAAACTCTCATCTCAAATACTTCTTAAACGATTGGCAACTCCTGACGATATAGCTAAAAGTATTCTGTTTCTTGCAAGTGATATGTCAAATTATATTACGTCAACTGTATTGGAGGTGGACGGAGGATTATGTTCGATAGAAATTTAA
- a CDS encoding acyl carrier protein: MEERLKKVFAESLGIEEKKVTDDLKYNTIDEWDSVAHMTLVAAIEDEFDIMLDTDDIIDMSSFAKAKEIVAKYLEQ; encoded by the coding sequence ATGGAAGAAAGATTAAAAAAAGTATTTGCCGAGTCTCTCGGAATAGAGGAAAAAAAGGTTACTGACGATTTAAAGTACAACACAATTGACGAATGGGACAGTGTGGCACATATGACTTTGGTTGCCGCAATTGAAGACGAGTTTGACATAATGCTTGATACGGATGATATTATAGATATGAGTTCTTTTGCAAAAGCAAAAGAGATTGTAGCTAAATACCTGGAGCAGTAA
- the acnB gene encoding bifunctional aconitate hydratase 2/2-methylisocitrate dehydratase, with translation MSFIEEYKKHTEERAKLGIPPLPLTAEQTAELVELLKKVPIVEEEYLMDLFLNHINPGVDDAAYVKAAFLNDIVQGKTSSPAISKKRAVEILGTMLGGYNVKPLIDALSHEDEEVAQEAANQLKNTLLVYDAFHDVEDLAKAGNKYAKEVLESWANAEWFTTKPKLPESIKAVVFKVPGETNTDDLSPASEAFTRSDIPLHALSMLKAKMPNALETIEELKKTGHPVAFVGDVVGTGSSRKSAANSVIWHIGEEIPYVPNKKRGGIVIGGVIAPIFFNTCEDAGALPIEAPVENLETGDVIEIRPYEGKILKNGEVVSEFKLKPNTLPDEVQAGGRVPLIIGKNLTKKARESLGLNPDTDIFTKPEQPEDKKGVGYTLAQKIIGKACGMEGVRPGMYVEPTCATVGSQDTTGAMTRDEIKELAALGFNADLVMQSFCHTAAYPKPADIKLHHTLPAFITSRGGVALRPGDGVIHSWLNRMILPDTLGTGGDSHTRFPMGISFPAGSGLVAFAAVTGSMPLNVPESVLVRFKGELQPGITLRDLVNAIPYFAIKEGLLTVEKKNKKNVFNGRILEIEGDIIRNLTIEQAFELADASAERSAAACTVDVSEDQVAEYLKSNIKLLEAMIEAGYEDKRTIQRRIDKMKEWLDNPTLLRADKDAEYAAVIEIDLNEITEPIVACPNDPDDVATISEVLADSNRPHKIDEVFIGSCMTNIGHYRAAGEILQGEGQVPTRLWIAPPTKMDKEQLTEEGYYSIFGQAGARIEIPGCSLCMGNQARVADNANVFSTSTRNFDNRLGKGAKVYLGSAELAAVTAMLGRIPTKEEYLEIVEKKLAGKEDKVYKYLYFHEMPEDYVRKMLSLTLQ, from the coding sequence ATGAGTTTCATTGAAGAATACAAAAAACACACTGAAGAAAGAGCAAAACTTGGAATTCCTCCATTACCTCTAACTGCTGAGCAGACTGCTGAGCTTGTTGAACTTCTTAAAAAAGTTCCTATTGTTGAAGAAGAATACTTAATGGATCTTTTCCTAAACCACATCAACCCTGGTGTTGACGACGCGGCATATGTAAAAGCTGCATTTTTAAACGACATCGTTCAAGGTAAAACAAGCTCTCCTGCAATTTCTAAAAAAAGAGCTGTTGAGATCCTTGGTACAATGCTTGGAGGTTACAACGTAAAACCTCTAATCGACGCACTGAGCCACGAAGATGAAGAAGTGGCACAGGAAGCTGCAAACCAGCTTAAAAACACTCTACTTGTTTACGACGCATTCCATGATGTTGAAGATTTGGCTAAAGCCGGAAACAAATACGCAAAAGAAGTGCTTGAAAGCTGGGCAAACGCTGAATGGTTTACTACTAAACCTAAACTTCCTGAAAGTATTAAAGCGGTAGTTTTCAAAGTTCCGGGTGAGACAAACACAGACGACCTTTCACCGGCAAGTGAAGCATTTACAAGAAGTGACATTCCTTTGCATGCACTATCTATGTTAAAAGCAAAAATGCCAAACGCACTTGAAACTATTGAAGAGCTTAAAAAAACAGGTCACCCTGTAGCGTTCGTAGGTGACGTTGTGGGTACCGGTAGTTCAAGAAAATCAGCGGCAAACTCTGTAATCTGGCACATCGGTGAAGAAATCCCTTATGTTCCGAACAAAAAAAGAGGCGGTATCGTAATCGGCGGTGTTATCGCGCCTATTTTCTTCAATACATGTGAAGACGCGGGAGCACTTCCAATCGAAGCACCTGTTGAAAATCTTGAAACAGGCGATGTTATCGAAATCAGACCATATGAAGGTAAAATCCTTAAAAACGGTGAAGTTGTTAGTGAATTTAAACTTAAGCCAAACACACTTCCGGATGAAGTACAAGCAGGTGGTAGGGTTCCGCTAATTATCGGTAAAAACCTAACTAAAAAAGCAAGAGAATCTCTTGGCTTAAATCCTGATACAGATATTTTCACAAAACCTGAACAGCCGGAAGACAAAAAAGGTGTGGGTTATACGCTTGCTCAAAAAATCATCGGTAAAGCATGCGGAATGGAAGGCGTTAGACCAGGTATGTACGTTGAGCCTACATGTGCAACAGTAGGTAGCCAGGATACTACAGGTGCGATGACAAGAGACGAAATCAAAGAACTTGCGGCACTTGGATTTAATGCAGACCTTGTAATGCAGAGTTTCTGTCACACAGCTGCATATCCAAAACCTGCGGATATCAAACTGCACCACACTCTTCCTGCGTTTATTACAAGCAGAGGCGGTGTTGCACTAAGACCTGGTGACGGTGTTATCCACTCATGGCTTAACAGAATGATCCTGCCTGATACACTCGGTACAGGTGGAGATTCACATACAAGATTCCCTATGGGTATTTCATTCCCGGCTGGGTCTGGACTTGTTGCTTTTGCAGCGGTTACAGGAAGTATGCCTCTAAACGTACCTGAGAGTGTACTTGTTAGATTCAAAGGTGAGCTTCAGCCTGGTATCACTCTAAGAGACCTTGTAAACGCAATCCCATACTTTGCAATAAAAGAAGGACTACTAACAGTTGAAAAGAAAAACAAAAAGAACGTATTTAACGGTAGAATCCTTGAAATCGAAGGTGATATTATCAGAAACCTTACAATCGAGCAGGCATTCGAACTTGCCGACGCTTCAGCTGAAAGAAGTGCGGCTGCATGTACGGTAGACGTAAGTGAAGATCAGGTTGCTGAGTACCTAAAATCAAACATCAAACTTCTTGAAGCTATGATTGAAGCGGGATATGAAGATAAAAGAACAATCCAAAGAAGAATCGATAAAATGAAAGAGTGGTTAGATAACCCTACTCTTCTAAGAGCAGATAAAGACGCTGAATATGCAGCTGTTATCGAAATCGACCTAAATGAAATTACTGAACCTATCGTTGCATGTCCGAACGATCCTGATGACGTTGCAACAATTTCTGAAGTACTTGCAGACAGCAACAGACCTCACAAAATCGACGAAGTATTTATCGGAAGCTGTATGACAAACATCGGTCACTACAGAGCTGCAGGTGAAATCCTGCAAGGTGAAGGTCAGGTGCCTACAAGACTTTGGATCGCACCTCCTACAAAAATGGATAAAGAACAGCTTACTGAAGAAGGATATTACTCAATCTTTGGTCAGGCGGGTGCAAGAATCGAAATCCCTGGATGTTCATTATGTATGGGTAACCAGGCAAGAGTTGCGGACAACGCAAACGTATTTTCAACATCAACAAGAAACTTCGACAACAGACTTGGTAAAGGTGCAAAAGTTTACCTTGGAAGTGCAGAGCTTGCAGCTGTAACTGCAATGCTTGGAAGAATTCCTACTAAAGAAGAATACCTTGAAATTGTAGAGAAAAAACTTGCAGGAAAAGAAGATAAAGTTTACAAATACCTATACTTCCATGAAATGCCTGAAGACTACGTTAGAAAAATGCTAAGCTTAACGCTTCAGTAA
- a CDS encoding rhodanese-like domain-containing protein, whose amino-acid sequence MFDFFTKGRKLKLGEEKREPRADAFPTYELLKEVTIIDIRDEEEVEEYGKMPNSIHIPFHSGFTEELMKLDKNTKYGIMDLRGVYIQEALEIAKKVGLNAVELRGGFFYLTEVMNLKPIKEEK is encoded by the coding sequence TTGTTTGATTTTTTTACAAAGGGGAGAAAGTTAAAGCTCGGGGAAGAAAAAAGGGAACCAAGAGCGGATGCGTTTCCTACGTATGAACTGTTAAAAGAAGTGACTATTATCGATATAAGAGATGAAGAAGAAGTAGAAGAATACGGTAAAATGCCAAATTCAATACACATACCATTTCATTCAGGTTTTACTGAAGAATTAATGAAATTGGACAAAAATACAAAATACGGAATAATGGATTTAAGGGGAGTTTATATCCAAGAGGCACTTGAAATAGCAAAAAAAGTCGGTCTTAATGCTGTTGAGCTTAGAGGAGGATTTTTTTATCTGACTGAAGTTATGAATCTTAAACCTATTAAGGAGGAGAAATGA
- a CDS encoding AMP-binding protein: MFDRNLKRFGTNTALIQNDIKVTYEELEKQISDFCELLDDQKRLVAFFIEPTIQNIIAYLGFLRKNYAVLMIDKNLNSDLKKSLLNEYKPNLIYENENLQEFNTQKLDIYKELSLLLPTSGSTGSSKYVRLTKKNLYANAESITGYLPITQNDTAVTSLPLHYSYGLSVLHTHLLKGAKIVLSDKSLMQREFWEEFDKHGVTNFNGVPYHYEMLYRLKFDFKKHPSIRFATQAGGKLNQKYVLHFARNAKESGVEFYVMYGQTEATARISYLPPHKTLEKPTSIGVAIPGGKIEFIDNELVYRGENVMLGYATSYKDLNKGDELKGVLRTGDLGYKDEEGYSYITGRAKRFIKMFGNRINLDECEHFLKSKYKDVYLVGIDNHITVFSLDDDKEALELLKKKYKFNPKALSFKKIDEFPSKSNGKIDYQKLIKIAYDE; this comes from the coding sequence ATGTTCGATAGAAATTTAAAAAGATTCGGTACAAATACCGCATTGATTCAAAACGACATCAAAGTAACATATGAAGAGCTTGAAAAACAAATCAGTGATTTTTGTGAGTTATTGGATGACCAAAAAAGGCTTGTGGCGTTTTTTATTGAGCCTACAATTCAAAATATTATAGCTTATTTGGGCTTTTTGAGAAAAAATTATGCAGTTTTGATGATTGATAAAAATTTGAATAGTGACCTTAAAAAGAGTCTTTTAAACGAATATAAGCCTAATTTAATATACGAAAATGAAAATCTGCAGGAATTTAATACTCAAAAACTTGATATTTATAAAGAGTTGAGCCTGCTTCTTCCGACTTCAGGGTCTACCGGGTCATCAAAATATGTAAGACTTACAAAAAAAAACCTTTATGCAAATGCCGAGTCAATTACGGGCTATCTTCCGATTACACAAAACGATACGGCTGTTACCTCATTGCCTTTGCATTATTCATACGGACTTTCCGTTTTGCATACGCATCTTTTAAAAGGGGCCAAAATCGTTCTAAGCGATAAGTCCCTTATGCAAAGGGAGTTTTGGGAAGAGTTTGACAAACACGGGGTTACGAATTTTAACGGTGTGCCATATCATTACGAAATGCTTTACAGGCTTAAGTTTGATTTTAAAAAACATCCGTCCATCAGGTTTGCAACCCAGGCCGGCGGTAAACTTAATCAAAAATATGTTTTACATTTTGCAAGAAACGCAAAAGAGTCGGGTGTTGAATTTTATGTAATGTACGGGCAGACTGAGGCAACTGCAAGAATAAGTTATCTTCCTCCTCATAAAACACTTGAAAAACCGACTTCAATCGGTGTTGCAATTCCGGGAGGCAAGATAGAGTTTATAGATAACGAACTTGTTTACAGAGGTGAAAACGTAATGCTTGGCTACGCGACGTCTTATAAAGACTTAAATAAAGGCGATGAGCTTAAGGGTGTGCTGCGTACGGGTGATTTGGGATATAAAGATGAAGAAGGATACAGTTATATAACCGGAAGGGCTAAAAGATTTATAAAAATGTTCGGAAACAGAATAAATCTCGATGAATGCGAGCATTTTTTGAAATCAAAATATAAGGATGTTTACCTCGTTGGGATTGACAATCATATAACCGTATTTTCTCTGGATGACGATAAAGAGGCTTTGGAACTTTTAAAAAAGAAGTATAAATTTAACCCTAAAGCGTTAAGTTTTAAAAAAATAGATGAATTTCCGTCCAAATCCAACGGAAAAATCGATTACCAAAAACTTATAAAGATTGCATATGATGAGTAA
- a CDS encoding DUF445 domain-containing protein has translation MNAAVLASSIGIGALIGYVTNYVAIKLLFRPYKPLKIGGFTVFPQGVIPREKEALARKVGEVVRDYILSEDEIKKIISQKEVKEEIVNFIDAKIEKILDKKVTEFMEKEEIVEKISSFIEKFVAEKFPMFASFVSGNMIKSVFDSVDFDVKVSDILNSDKTKDIIKNEIVSFLEDEVPKIFIKANIDKIVEERVSNFDEKTLEDMLFSLMKKHFSFINFAGAALGAIIGFVQYFVVTNM, from the coding sequence ATGAATGCAGCCGTTTTAGCAAGCAGCATAGGTATCGGGGCATTAATTGGGTATGTAACCAACTATGTTGCCATAAAACTTCTTTTCAGACCTTATAAGCCTTTAAAAATAGGCGGTTTTACTGTTTTTCCCCAGGGAGTGATTCCAAGAGAAAAAGAAGCTCTGGCAAGAAAAGTCGGGGAAGTTGTAAGGGATTACATACTAAGTGAAGATGAGATTAAAAAAATAATTTCTCAAAAAGAAGTAAAAGAAGAAATCGTTAATTTTATCGATGCGAAAATTGAAAAGATTTTGGATAAAAAAGTAACTGAATTTATGGAAAAAGAGGAAATTGTTGAAAAAATCTCATCTTTTATAGAAAAGTTTGTAGCAGAAAAGTTTCCAATGTTTGCAAGTTTTGTAAGCGGAAATATGATAAAGTCTGTTTTTGATAGTGTGGATTTTGATGTGAAGGTGAGTGACATATTAAACTCAGACAAAACAAAAGACATTATCAAAAACGAAATAGTTTCGTTTCTCGAAGATGAGGTTCCTAAAATTTTTATAAAAGCCAATATTGATAAAATCGTAGAGGAGAGAGTTTCAAATTTCGATGAAAAAACACTTGAAGATATGCTTTTTTCACTAATGAAAAAACATTTCAGTTTTATAAATTTTGCAGGTGCGGCACTTGGTGCGATAATAGGATTTGTCCAGTATTTCGTTGTTACCAATATGTAA
- the pseI gene encoding pseudaminic acid synthase, which produces MQIGNFDTSKKVFIIAELSANHAGSLKTAKDTVYAAKESGADAIKLQTYTPEWMTLKIDRDEFKAGDLWKDEYLYDLYQKAMTPLEWHKELFDYARSLELEVFSSPFSKEAVDFLEQFEPPAYKIASFEITDYDLIDYAASKGRPMIISTGVATLQEIQDVADICKKRGVELALLKCTSAYPTPRSEVNLKTIPAIKEIFNVEVGFSDHTLGISAPVAAAAMGARIIEKHFILDKNLNSPDKDFSLTPDEFKEMVMAVRETEEMMGEVNFKPKSGRQFARSLYVVKDIEKGETFSEENIKSIRPGYGLHPKYLPEILGKKACKDLKKGDRLRWEDITD; this is translated from the coding sequence ATGCAAATAGGAAATTTTGACACTTCAAAAAAAGTTTTTATAATAGCGGAGCTTTCCGCAAATCATGCAGGCAGTCTTAAAACTGCAAAAGATACGGTATACGCCGCAAAAGAATCCGGGGCTGATGCGATAAAACTTCAAACTTACACACCGGAGTGGATGACTTTAAAAATAGACAGGGATGAATTTAAAGCTGGGGATTTGTGGAAAGATGAGTATTTATACGATTTGTATCAAAAAGCGATGACACCTCTTGAATGGCATAAAGAACTTTTTGATTACGCAAGGAGCTTGGAACTTGAAGTTTTCAGTTCACCATTTAGCAAGGAAGCCGTGGATTTTTTAGAACAGTTTGAACCTCCTGCATATAAAATAGCTTCTTTTGAGATTACGGATTATGATTTGATAGATTACGCCGCAAGTAAAGGCAGGCCGATGATAATCTCAACCGGGGTGGCAACACTTCAGGAAATTCAGGATGTGGCTGATATATGTAAGAAAAGAGGTGTTGAATTGGCTCTTTTAAAGTGTACTTCCGCATATCCCACGCCAAGAAGTGAAGTGAATTTAAAAACAATTCCGGCTATTAAAGAGATATTTAATGTAGAAGTTGGTTTTTCGGATCATACGCTAGGAATTTCCGCTCCCGTAGCGGCTGCAGCAATGGGGGCAAGGATTATTGAAAAGCATTTTATACTTGATAAAAATTTAAATTCTCCCGATAAGGATTTCAGCTTAACACCTGATGAGTTTAAAGAAATGGTTATGGCTGTTAGAGAAACGGAAGAGATGATGGGGGAAGTTAATTTCAAACCTAAAAGCGGGCGTCAGTTTGCAAGAAGTCTGTATGTGGTAAAAGACATCGAAAAAGGTGAAACGTTTAGTGAAGAAAATATAAAATCAATACGTCCGGGATACGGACTTCATCCTAAATATTTACCTGAGATATTAGGTAAAAAAGCGTGTAAGGATTTGAAAAAAGGCGACAGGTTAAGGTGGGAAGACATAACGGATTAA
- a CDS encoding arsenate reductase family protein, which produces MKVYGIKTCGSVKKALKFFNENGIEYEFHDLKKEPVGCDKIDEWIKKAGIDVLFNNRGTKYRTLKLKELNLDENGKREWLCKENLLIKRPVIELDNGKVVVGFDEDRYKEIFA; this is translated from the coding sequence ATGAAAGTATACGGAATAAAAACATGCGGAAGTGTAAAAAAAGCACTTAAGTTTTTTAATGAAAACGGAATAGAATATGAATTTCACGATTTAAAAAAAGAGCCGGTAGGGTGTGATAAGATAGACGAGTGGATAAAAAAGGCGGGAATAGACGTACTGTTTAACAACAGAGGTACAAAATACAGAACCTTAAAACTAAAAGAGCTCAATCTTGACGAAAACGGAAAGAGAGAGTGGCTTTGTAAGGAGAATCTACTTATAAAAAGGCCTGTGATAGAGCTTGATAACGGGAAAGTTGTTGTAGGATTCGATGAAGATAGATATAAGGAAATTTTTGCATGA
- a CDS encoding acyl-CoA reductase, with product MILSEIEFVIPKGVKFNEINTGEFLNPFDNEVLGFLDSLSKELLKLKEYNELVALGFWLRKSNIEKMKKDFFKKYENNIVLPRGVAFHIAPSNVDTIFVYSFVLSMLVGNVNILRIGQKTNEQILTLIKKIEEVLNKYPKLKNKLYIARYGYEEEINEFFSSICDLRIIWGGDETVNTIRKIPLKPTALELTFADKFSFALLDLNNIELNEQFFEKLYRDSFTFLQQACSSVRAICFLPVDKDKKKEFWQKFEEFIQRKNPRLEDKEGITRFNAVVSMAIEEKIKVYHSKFLYVVKVGSLDVIDRVKHPGLGVFYDIDIDSIEELLKFSTKKEQTLSLAGIKKEELVKAIKNVKPKGFDRYVNVGDAMNFSEVWDGFDLLSSLSRIIDVDI from the coding sequence GTGATACTTTCGGAAATTGAGTTTGTAATTCCAAAAGGAGTTAAGTTTAATGAAATTAACACAGGTGAATTTTTAAATCCTTTTGATAATGAAGTTTTGGGGTTTTTGGATTCTCTTTCCAAGGAACTTTTGAAATTGAAAGAATATAATGAACTTGTAGCCCTCGGGTTTTGGCTTAGAAAATCAAATATTGAAAAGATGAAAAAAGATTTTTTCAAAAAGTATGAAAACAATATTGTTCTGCCCCGTGGAGTTGCGTTTCATATCGCACCGAGTAACGTGGATACAATTTTTGTGTATTCTTTTGTTTTGTCTATGCTTGTCGGGAATGTGAATATTTTAAGAATAGGTCAAAAAACAAATGAGCAGATTTTGACTCTTATAAAAAAAATTGAAGAAGTCTTAAACAAATATCCAAAACTTAAAAACAAGCTCTATATCGCAAGATACGGATACGAAGAAGAGATAAACGAATTTTTTTCTTCGATATGTGACTTGAGGATAATATGGGGAGGAGATGAAACAGTTAATACAATTAGAAAAATCCCTCTAAAACCAACCGCTTTGGAGTTAACATTTGCCGATAAATTTTCCTTTGCACTTTTAGATTTGAACAATATAGAATTAAATGAGCAGTTTTTTGAAAAATTATACAGGGACAGTTTTACTTTTCTTCAACAGGCGTGTTCTTCCGTTAGGGCAATATGTTTTTTACCGGTTGATAAAGATAAGAAAAAAGAGTTTTGGCAAAAATTTGAAGAGTTTATACAAAGAAAAAATCCACGGTTGGAAGATAAAGAGGGAATAACGCGTTTTAATGCGGTGGTATCTATGGCTATTGAAGAAAAAATTAAAGTATACCACTCAAAATTTCTGTATGTGGTAAAAGTCGGTTCATTAGATGTGATAGATAGAGTTAAACATCCGGGGCTCGGTGTTTTTTATGATATTGATATTGATTCGATTGAAGAACTGCTAAAATTCAGTACAAAAAAAGAACAAACACTTTCACTTGCCGGTATAAAAAAAGAAGAACTTGTAAAAGCTATAAAAAACGTTAAACCAAAAGGCTTTGACAGATATGTAAACGTCGGAGATGCAATGAATTTCTCAGAAGTCTGGGACGGTTTTGATCTGTTGAGTTCTTTAAGCAGGATTATTGATGTGGATATTTAA
- a CDS encoding acyl-protein synthetase — MSNIYDLNPYSLEKKQKEALLISELNELTNFHYKNCNEYKNILNAFGYKKAEKLEDFFPMPVLLFKEYELKSSQNIVKTLTSSGTTSSKVSKIFLDKETAVLQTKALIKIMQDFLGKKRLPMLIVDTKSTVSNRYKFSARAAGILGLSNFGRKHTYVLDDDMRLKKELLSEFLNTYKDEKILIFGFTFMVWEYFYKQIKDLNLDLSNAILFHSGGWKKLENIKVSNELFKNSFAKCCGLKNIHNFYGMVEQVGSIFVECEEGHLHTPNFADIIIRDPITLKPLPKGQKGVIELLSLVPKSYPGHVILTEDVGVILGEDDCKCGRKGKYFKVLGRLKKAEQRGCSDTFGN; from the coding sequence ATGAGTAATATTTATGATTTAAACCCTTATAGTCTGGAAAAAAAGCAAAAAGAGGCTTTACTTATCAGTGAGCTCAATGAGCTAACTAATTTTCATTATAAGAACTGCAATGAATATAAAAATATTCTTAATGCGTTTGGTTACAAGAAAGCCGAAAAACTTGAAGATTTTTTCCCAATGCCTGTGCTTTTATTTAAGGAATATGAATTAAAATCAAGCCAAAATATAGTAAAAACACTAACTTCTTCCGGGACTACATCCTCAAAAGTTTCAAAGATATTTTTGGACAAAGAAACGGCTGTGTTACAGACAAAAGCGTTAATTAAGATTATGCAGGATTTCCTGGGTAAAAAAAGACTTCCGATGCTTATTGTAGATACAAAATCAACCGTTTCCAACAGATACAAGTTCTCCGCACGGGCGGCAGGGATACTCGGGCTTTCAAATTTCGGAAGAAAACATACGTATGTTTTAGATGATGATATGAGGCTTAAAAAAGAGCTTTTATCGGAGTTTTTAAACACATACAAAGATGAAAAAATACTGATTTTCGGATTTACGTTTATGGTTTGGGAATATTTTTACAAACAGATAAAAGATTTGAATCTTGATTTAAGCAACGCAATACTTTTTCACAGTGGCGGATGGAAGAAACTTGAAAATATAAAAGTAAGCAATGAATTGTTTAAAAACTCATTTGCAAAATGTTGCGGATTAAAAAACATTCATAATTTTTATGGTATGGTAGAACAGGTCGGATCAATTTTTGTTGAGTGTGAAGAGGGACATCTGCATACACCGAACTTTGCTGATATTATTATCAGAGATCCGATAACCCTTAAACCGCTTCCAAAAGGCCAAAAGGGGGTAATTGAACTGTTGTCTTTAGTTCCTAAAAGCTATCCCGGACATGTGATATTAACGGAGGATGTCGGGGTGATTTTGGGTGAGGATGACTGTAAGTGCGGAAGAAAAGGAAAATATTTTAAAGTATTAGGGAGACTTAAAAAAGCCGAACAAAGGGGATGCAGTGATACTTTCGGAAATTGA